A region from the Malus domestica chromosome 07, GDT2T_hap1 genome encodes:
- the LOC103400030 gene encoding disease resistance protein RPV1-like — protein sequence MVASSSSSFSSSGFGWKYDVFINFRGEDTRRGFVSHLYNALAKKPINAFIDAEKFRKGDHLSELLTAIQESRLSIVVFSQNYASSTWCLKELVQILECKGTNNQIVLPIFYEVDPSDVRKLKKSFAEAFAQHDIDSNAEIEEVRSWRSALTTATSLAGWDSRNYENDAVLIEEIVEDVYRKLIDISSTSSKDNGLVDMDSHMHEMHLLLYPPGGETNNVRVVGIWGMGGLGKTTIARAVYDKIANRFEACCFLENFKEGFMKHGKLHMQAQLLSNISNNKVGSSDISKNGFQVMLKSLGQRKVLIVVDDVDELEQIEALLEEPHSFGCGSRIIITTRDSQLLSIADVIYNPKILSDSGALKLFRRHAFRKNQPTRDYDDLSNHVVEYAQGLPLAHKVLGAFLGNKTIREWEDELEKIRKIPRRGIHDVLKSSFDGLDDKEKDIFLDIACFFKGMKKDCATRILEVCGFHPYTGIRVLIDRALITVSGEGELEMHDSLEEMGREIVRQECIKEPGRRSRLCSYEDVHHVLSQNTATKSVESIIVDFSYSDWVCLNAEAFVSMNQLRLIKISHKDSISKHDYCKHHLIGPFKLLNLRYLSWFGFPLKSLLSNFQFKNLVELDMQFSLIDRLWEGTQTLEKLEVINLSYCQYLEETPDFTNVPNLERLILQGCRSLVEVHQSIRTLRNLVLLNLKGCEKLKILPSSIRMKSLKTFNLSGCSSLEMFPEILEGMEELEELDLSKSKIKELSSSINNLTGLSHLNLENCKELKSLPSNIRIKSLKTFNLSGCWSLEMFPEILQVIEGLEQLDLSRSKIKELPSSINNLTGLSRLILDDCKELKCLPSSIRMKSLKFLSFWLPES from the exons ATggttgcttcttcttcttcttctttttcttcttctggctTTGGTTGGAAATACGATGTGTTCATCAATTTCAGAGGGGAAGACACTCGCAGGGGCTTCGTCAGCCATCTCTACAACGCTCTGGCTAAGAAACCAATCAACGCCTTCATTGATGCCGAAAAGTTCAGAAAAGGCGACCACCTTTCCGAGCTCCTGACAGCGATTCAAGAGTCGAGGCTTTCGATTGTAGTTTTCTCTCAAAACTATGCTTCTTCCACTTGGTGCTTGAAGGAACTCGTGCAAATCCTGGAATGCAAGGGTACCAATAACCAGATTGTACTCCCCATTTTCTATGAAGTTGATCCGTCTGATGTTCGTAAACTCAAGAAAAGTTTCGCGGAAGCTTTTGCTCAGCACGATATCGATTCTAACGCCGAAATAGAGGAGGTTCGGAGCTGGAGATCCGCTCTTACAACTGCCACCAGTTTAGCCGGCTGGGATTCGCGAAACTATGA AAATGATGCGGTGCTTATTGAGGAAATTGTAGAAGATGTTTATAGGAAATTGATCGACATCTCATCAACATCAAGCAAAGATAATGGCTTGGTTGACATGGATTCTCACATGCATGAAATGCATTTATTATTATATCCTCCCGGAGGTGAAACGAATAATGTTCGCGTTGTTGGAATATGGGGTATGGGTGGTTTAGGCAAAACAACCATCGCTAGAGCTGTTTATGATAAAATCGCTAATCGATTTGAAGCTTGTTGCTTTCTTGAAAATTTCAAGGAAGGTTTCATGAAGCATGGCAAACTACATATGCAGGCACAACTTCTATCGAATATCTCGAACAACAAGGTGGGGAGTTCTGACATATCAAAAAATGGTTTTCAGGTGATGTTAAAAAGCCTTGGTCAGAGAAAAGTTCTTATTGTTGTTGATGATGTGGACGAATTAGAACAAATTGAAGCTTTACTTGAAGAGCCACATTCCTTTGGTTGTGGAAGCAGAATTATTATAACAACTAGAGATTCGCAATTACTAAGCATAGCTGATGTGATATATAATCCCAAGATTTTGAGTGATTCTGGAGCTCTGAAACTCTTTAGGCGGCACGCCTTCAGAAAAAACCAACCTACCAGAGATTATGATGATCTCTCGAATCATGTCGTAGAATATGCTCAAGGCCTGCCTTTAGCACACAAAGTCTTGGGAGCTTTTCTTGGTAACAAAACTATACGCGAGTGGGAAGATGAGTtagaaaaaataaggaaaatcccACGAAGGGGAATTCATGATGTGCTTAAATCAAGCTTCGATGGACTAgatgacaaggagaaggacatctTTCTGGACATTGCATGTTTCTTTAAAGGGATGAAGAAAGACTGTGCAACCCGAATTCTGGAAGTTTGTGGTTTCCATCCTTATACTGGAATAAGAGTTCTAATCGATCGAGCTCTCATAACTGTCTCAGGGGAGGGGGAACTGGAGATGCATGATTCATTAGAGGAAATGGGTCGGGAAATCGTCCGCCAAGAATGTATCAAAGAGCCTGGGAGACGAAGTAGGTTGTGTAGTTATGAAGATGTTCATCACGTGCTATCTCAAAATACG GCTACAAAATCAGTTGAAAGCATAATCGTGGATTTCTCGTACTCAGACTGGGTATGCTTAAAtgctgaagcttttgttagcatGAATCAACTAAGACTTATCAAGATCAGTCATAAGGACTCCATTTCTAAACATGATTACTGCAAACACCACTTGATTGGGCCCTTTAAGTTACTTAACTTGAGGTATCTCTCCTGGTTTGGATTCCCTCTCAAGTCTTTGCTATCCAACtttcaattcaaaaatcttgtTGAACTTGACATGCAATTTAGTCTCATTGACCGACTTTGGGAAGGAACCCAG ACGCTGGAAAAGTTGGAAGTCATCAATTTAAGTTATTGTCAATACCTTGAGGAAACCCCTGACTTCACAAATGTGCCAAATCTTGAGAGGCTAATTCTTCAAGGTTGTAGAAGCTTAGTTGAGGTTCACCAGTCTATTAGGACTCTTAGAAACCTTGTTTTATTGAATCTGAAAGGGTGCGAGAAACTTAAGATTCTACCCAGCAGCATTCGTATGAAATCTCTCAAAACCTTTAATCTTTCTGGCTGCTCCAGTCTTGAGATGTTTCCAGAGATTTTAGAAGGTATGGAGGAGTTAGAAGAGCTTGATTTATCCAagtcaaaaattaaagaactgTCCTCGTCAATTAATAATCTCACGGGGTTGAGTCATTTGAACCTAGAAAATTGCAAGGAACTTAAGAGTCTTCCAAGCAACATTCGTATCAAATCTCTCAAAACCTTTAATCTTTCTGGCTGCTGGAGTCTTGAGATGTTTCCAGAGATTTTACAAGTGATTGAGGGGTTAGAACAGCTTGATTTATCTAggtcaaaaattaaagaactgCCATCGTCAATTAATAACCTCACGGGGTTGAGTCGTTTGATCCTAGATGATTGCAAGGAACTTAAGTGTCTTCCAAGTAGCATTCGTATGAAATCTCTTAAATTCCTTTCTTTCTGGCTGCCTGAGTCTTGA